A single window of Meiothermus sp. DNA harbors:
- a CDS encoding chlorite dismutase family protein, whose amino-acid sequence MNEKEAREYKEKETRRMVDLDPAGLISRKAPDQAKRQFMNYAFFKVSPEFRRQSPEFIEAAKAEFAEVCERWAGRGEGFILRSYSLVGLRADVDFMLWRISFQVPDFQAMQRELNRTALAGYLSQPYSFLSMQKRSIYVDRFNPEGEGVQLLPGQGQYLFVYPFIKTRPWYDLSPQARQGMMDEHIYVSAPFTGVTLNTSYSYGIDDQEFVVAFDSNYPQEFVDLVQRLRFTEASQYTLRDTPMFTCVKKDIREVLADLA is encoded by the coding sequence ATGAACGAGAAGGAAGCTCGCGAATACAAGGAAAAAGAAACCCGGCGCATGGTAGATCTTGATCCCGCCGGCCTCATCAGTCGCAAAGCGCCCGACCAAGCCAAGCGGCAGTTCATGAACTATGCCTTCTTCAAGGTGAGTCCGGAGTTCCGCCGCCAGAGCCCGGAGTTCATCGAAGCAGCTAAAGCCGAGTTTGCCGAGGTCTGCGAGCGCTGGGCGGGGCGCGGGGAGGGCTTTATTCTGCGCAGCTACAGTCTGGTGGGCTTGCGGGCCGATGTGGACTTCATGCTCTGGCGCATCAGCTTCCAGGTGCCCGACTTTCAGGCCATGCAGCGCGAACTAAACCGCACCGCCCTGGCCGGCTACCTGAGCCAACCCTACTCGTTTCTCTCCATGCAGAAGCGCTCCATCTACGTAGACCGTTTCAACCCCGAGGGGGAGGGGGTGCAGCTTCTGCCGGGGCAGGGACAATACCTCTTTGTGTACCCCTTCATCAAGACCCGGCCCTGGTACGACCTCTCCCCCCAGGCCCGCCAGGGCATGATGGACGAGCATATTTACGTTTCGGCCCCCTTCACCGGCGTCACCCTCAACACCTCGTACTCCTACGGCATTGACGACCAGGAGTTTGTGGTGGCCTTCGACTCCAACTACCCCCAGGAGTTTGTGGATCTGGTACAGCGCCTGCGCTTCACCGAGGCCAGCCAGTACACCCTGCGCGATACCCCGATGTTTACCTGTGTCAAAAAAGACATCCGCGAGGTGCTGGCGGATCTGGCCTAA
- the hemE gene encoding uroporphyrinogen decarboxylase: MNPSPTQTTPSLFLRAAWGEDTPRAPLWLMRQAGRYLPEYRAIKARTSFWEMVRTPELAAEVTLQPLRRFPLDAAILFSDIMTPLPAMGVAVEFNPGPVVAEPLRSLAQIEALRRPEAAEMAPFVAEAIRLVRRELQGRETVLIGFGGAPLTLATYLVQGAGSKDYEVFRAFLRQEPALAHRLLEKLTELTLSYLRMQIEAGAQAIQLFDSWAGLHDPETYRAFGLPYNRRVLEGLGGLGVPRIYLAVGASHLYPLIAELPCEVVSVDWRMSLDQVRPFFPRHTLQGNLDPAVLLAPPAVITQEARKVLWAGRGGPHIFNLGHGVIRTTPPEHVAHLVEVVQQFNRLQEEPA; encoded by the coding sequence GTGAACCCAAGCCCTACCCAGACCACCCCCTCTCTTTTCCTGCGCGCTGCCTGGGGCGAGGACACCCCCCGGGCCCCCCTTTGGCTGATGCGCCAGGCCGGACGCTACCTGCCCGAATACCGGGCCATCAAAGCCCGCACCAGCTTTTGGGAAATGGTGCGCACCCCCGAGCTGGCCGCCGAGGTTACCCTCCAGCCCCTGCGCCGCTTTCCACTGGACGCGGCTATCCTCTTTAGCGACATCATGACCCCCCTGCCCGCGATGGGGGTGGCGGTGGAGTTCAACCCCGGCCCGGTGGTGGCCGAGCCGCTGCGAAGCCTGGCCCAGATTGAGGCCCTGCGCAGGCCCGAGGCGGCCGAGATGGCCCCCTTTGTGGCCGAGGCCATCCGGCTGGTGCGACGGGAGCTTCAGGGCCGAGAAACTGTCCTCATCGGCTTTGGCGGGGCCCCGCTGACCTTGGCGACCTACCTGGTGCAAGGGGCCGGCTCCAAAGACTACGAGGTGTTCCGAGCCTTCTTGCGCCAGGAGCCCGCTTTGGCCCACCGCCTACTGGAGAAGCTCACCGAGCTCACCCTAAGCTACCTGCGGATGCAGATAGAGGCCGGGGCCCAGGCCATCCAGCTTTTCGACTCCTGGGCCGGCCTGCACGACCCCGAGACCTACCGCGCCTTCGGCCTACCCTACAACCGGCGGGTACTCGAGGGGCTGGGGGGCCTGGGGGTGCCGCGCATCTACCTGGCGGTGGGGGCCAGTCACCTCTACCCCCTCATCGCCGAGCTGCCCTGTGAGGTGGTGAGCGTGGACTGGCGGATGAGCCTGGATCAGGTTCGCCCCTTTTTCCCCCGCCACACCCTGCAGGGCAACCTCGACCCGGCGGTGCTCTTAGCCCCGCCAGCTGTCATCACCCAGGAGGCTCGGAAGGTGCTTTGGGCCGGGCGGGGCGGCCCCCACATCTTCAACCTGGGGCACGGGGTAATCCGCACCACGCCCCCCGAACACGTAGCTCACTTGGTAGAAGTTGTACAGCAGTTCAACCGTTTGCAAGAGGAGCCTGCATGA
- a CDS encoding response regulator transcription factor, protein MKPRVMLVEDEPALAAALQDNLEGEGYAVEVIPDGQAALERWAALNPDLVVLDVMLPHLDGLQVCRKMRALGFSTPVLFLSAKGAPEERVEGLRVGGDDYLAKPFHLPEFLLRVRNLLRRRAETPAQVYTFAGHRIDFRAWTVYLKDGRKEFLGEREMAILRLLLERAGEVVSRDEILDRVWGQEVFPSSRTIDNFVVRLRRLFESDPQNPVHFHTVWGVGYRFTPEPESKEPT, encoded by the coding sequence GTGAAGCCCCGGGTGATGCTGGTGGAAGACGAGCCCGCCTTGGCTGCGGCCCTGCAGGACAACCTCGAGGGCGAAGGCTACGCGGTGGAGGTGATTCCCGATGGCCAGGCCGCCCTGGAGCGCTGGGCCGCGCTCAACCCTGACCTGGTGGTGCTGGACGTGATGCTACCCCACCTGGACGGCCTCCAGGTCTGCCGAAAAATGCGGGCTTTGGGCTTTTCCACCCCGGTGCTCTTTCTCTCGGCCAAAGGGGCCCCGGAGGAGCGGGTGGAGGGCCTGCGGGTGGGGGGCGACGACTACCTGGCCAAGCCCTTCCACCTACCCGAGTTTCTGCTGCGGGTCAGAAACCTACTGCGCCGTCGGGCCGAGACCCCGGCCCAGGTCTACACCTTCGCCGGCCATCGCATCGACTTCCGGGCCTGGACGGTCTACCTGAAAGACGGCCGCAAGGAGTTCTTGGGCGAGCGGGAGATGGCCATTCTACGGCTTCTGCTGGAGCGGGCCGGCGAGGTGGTGAGCCGAGATGAGATTTTAGACCGGGTCTGGGGCCAGGAGGTCTTCCCCAGTAGTCGCACCATCGACAACTTCGTGGTGCGCCTGCGCCGTCTGTTTGAGTCCGACCCGCAAAACCCCGTGCACTTTCATACCGTCTGGGGGGTGGGCTACCGCTTCACCCCCGAGCCCGAATCCAAGGAGCCCACGTGA
- a CDS encoding sensor histidine kinase KdpD encodes MDLKEGGWVGLRNWKAPKRWVWLAFALVVGFLIAQVGWWLIFQRQYIQQNIEYAETAWLQEAALVQQLWAATAPEKRAALRAELKAAFPHLEVEGERVYVNPERLAAYRAEQMRYLRMFAYEGPVFLLVMLLGLFIIGRSLRREQEFKRRQQNFLLAATHEFRTPLGALRLLVQTLQLRELPREKVQAYLVHMAHEIDRLEDLSERLLATSRLVQGLGQIRPEPQDLNQAAERCLARQRSTLEARGARLHFEPASFPLPVELDPEAFGLVLSNLLDNALKYSLGEEKPVWIRLRAEGGQALLEVEDRGVGLPKGELESIFEPFYRVGDEQTRRTRGLGLGLYLVKSLAELMGGRVRAEALPQGSRFVLSFPLLQAPASQPERRPA; translated from the coding sequence ATGGATTTGAAGGAAGGTGGGTGGGTGGGTCTTAGGAACTGGAAAGCCCCCAAGCGCTGGGTCTGGCTGGCCTTTGCGCTGGTGGTGGGGTTTTTGATCGCCCAGGTGGGATGGTGGCTCATTTTTCAGCGCCAGTACATCCAACAAAATATCGAGTACGCCGAGACCGCCTGGCTGCAGGAAGCCGCCTTGGTACAACAGCTCTGGGCCGCCACCGCCCCCGAGAAACGCGCCGCTTTACGCGCCGAACTCAAGGCGGCTTTTCCCCACCTCGAGGTCGAGGGCGAGCGGGTTTATGTGAACCCCGAGCGGCTGGCGGCCTACCGGGCCGAGCAGATGCGTTACCTGCGGATGTTCGCCTACGAGGGGCCGGTGTTTTTGCTGGTGATGCTCTTGGGCCTGTTCATCATCGGGCGCAGCCTGCGGCGGGAGCAGGAGTTTAAGCGGCGCCAACAGAACTTTTTGTTGGCCGCCACGCACGAGTTTCGCACCCCCCTGGGCGCGCTGCGGCTGCTGGTGCAGACCCTACAGCTGCGCGAGCTGCCCCGGGAAAAAGTGCAGGCCTACCTTGTCCACATGGCACACGAAATTGACCGACTGGAAGACCTTTCCGAGCGACTTCTGGCCACCTCGAGGCTGGTTCAGGGCCTGGGCCAGATCCGGCCCGAACCCCAGGACTTGAATCAGGCCGCCGAGCGCTGTCTGGCCCGCCAACGCAGCACCCTCGAGGCCCGGGGAGCCCGCCTGCACTTTGAGCCGGCGTCTTTCCCCCTGCCGGTTGAACTCGACCCCGAGGCCTTTGGTCTGGTACTTTCGAACCTCCTGGACAACGCGCTCAAGTACAGCCTGGGTGAGGAAAAACCCGTCTGGATACGACTCCGGGCCGAGGGAGGGCAGGCCTTGCTCGAGGTCGAAGACCGCGGGGTGGGCCTGCCCAAAGGCGAACTGGAAAGCATCTTTGAGCCCTTCTACCGGGTAGGGGACGAGCAGACCCGCCGCACCCGGGGGCTGGGGCTGGGGCTTTACCTGGTCAAAAGCCTCGCCGAGCTGATGGGAGGCCGGGTGCGGGCCGAGGCCCTGCCCCAGGGCAGCCGCTTTGTGCTCTCCTTCCCCCTTTTGCAGGCCCCGGCCTCCCAGCCTGAAAGGAGGCCCGCGTGA
- the hemB gene encoding porphobilinogen synthase, which produces MLDLKNPETLPVDAPVQLTQRPRRLRSSAALRESVAETHLRPTDLIVPFFVMPGQGLSEPIAALPGLHRYSPDTFLRQAERALELGVRSLLLFGVLPDTHKDPLGKSAADPEGPVPQALREARKAFGEEVVLYTDVCLCAHTSHGHCGVLKETPRGVRIDNDRSLRQLAAMALMHAEAGADLVAPSDMMDGRVGYLRRALDQAGHTEVGILSYAVKYASAFYGPFRDAAQSAPSFGDRATYQMDVRNAREALKEAALDELEGADLLMVKPALAYLDILARLRPATHLPLVAYNVSGEYAMLKAGAQAGALDEARAVRETLIAIKRAGADLIISYHALEALEKRWI; this is translated from the coding sequence GTGCTCGACCTGAAGAACCCCGAAACCCTACCCGTGGATGCCCCCGTCCAGCTAACCCAGCGGCCCCGGCGCCTGCGTAGCAGCGCAGCTCTGCGCGAGAGCGTGGCCGAAACCCACCTGCGCCCCACCGACCTGATCGTGCCCTTTTTTGTAATGCCGGGCCAGGGTCTGTCCGAGCCCATCGCAGCCCTCCCCGGCCTTCACCGCTACAGCCCGGACACTTTTTTGCGCCAGGCCGAGCGCGCTCTAGAGCTCGGGGTACGTTCCTTGCTTTTGTTTGGCGTGCTGCCCGACACCCACAAAGACCCCCTGGGCAAGAGCGCCGCCGACCCGGAGGGCCCGGTGCCCCAAGCCCTGCGCGAGGCCCGGAAAGCCTTTGGCGAAGAGGTGGTTCTGTATACCGACGTCTGCCTGTGCGCCCACACCAGCCACGGGCACTGTGGGGTGCTCAAAGAAACCCCCCGGGGGGTTCGCATCGACAACGACCGTTCGCTGCGGCAGTTGGCGGCCATGGCCCTGATGCACGCCGAGGCCGGGGCCGACTTGGTGGCTCCCTCGGACATGATGGACGGGCGGGTGGGGTATCTGCGGCGGGCGCTCGACCAAGCCGGGCATACCGAGGTGGGCATTTTGTCGTATGCCGTCAAGTATGCCAGCGCCTTTTACGGCCCTTTCCGCGATGCCGCCCAAAGTGCCCCTAGCTTCGGCGATCGCGCCACCTACCAGATGGACGTGCGTAACGCTCGAGAAGCCCTGAAAGAGGCTGCTTTGGATGAACTCGAGGGCGCCGACTTGCTGATGGTCAAACCGGCCCTGGCCTACCTCGACATTCTGGCCCGGCTACGGCCCGCTACTCATCTGCCGCTGGTAGCTTATAACGTGAGCGGCGAGTACGCCATGCTCAAAGCAGGGGCCCAGGCCGGGGCTCTGGACGAGGCCAGGGCCGTGCGGGAGACCCTGATTGCCATCAAGCGGGCCGGGGCCGACCTGATCATTAGCTACCATGCGCTGGAGGCTTTGGAAAAACGATGGATTTGA
- a CDS encoding uroporphyrinogen-III synthase translates to MTVALTQSEGRLEGLQEALEAEGLEVWRVPLIETHTLQADLRPLLDCRWWLFTSVAAVRALQELGVRPEGQALGAVGAATQRALEAAFGPVELVAPQETSESLAEAFLARRPFGFVGLPQGNLARPVLSRRLQEAGYTVRSVVVYETRPKPWPPALPAPDLVLLASPSAVWALPASVGQQAHCLALGPTTAQALEERGFPHTIARPDPEAILAAILNLRGEPCST, encoded by the coding sequence ATGACCGTTGCCCTGACCCAGTCCGAAGGACGTTTGGAAGGCCTGCAAGAGGCCCTGGAGGCCGAGGGCCTCGAGGTCTGGCGGGTTCCCCTGATCGAAACCCATACCCTCCAGGCCGACCTCAGGCCCCTCCTGGACTGCCGTTGGTGGCTTTTTACCAGCGTGGCAGCGGTGCGGGCCTTACAGGAACTGGGCGTCCGGCCCGAAGGGCAGGCCCTGGGCGCAGTTGGGGCTGCCACCCAGCGAGCCCTCGAGGCTGCCTTTGGCCCGGTTGAACTAGTAGCCCCCCAGGAAACCAGCGAAAGCCTGGCCGAGGCCTTTCTGGCCCGGCGGCCCTTTGGGTTTGTGGGGCTGCCGCAGGGCAACCTGGCCCGACCCGTCCTATCCCGAAGACTACAAGAGGCGGGCTACACCGTTCGCAGTGTGGTGGTCTACGAAACCAGACCCAAGCCCTGGCCCCCTGCGCTGCCGGCGCCCGATCTGGTGCTTCTGGCCAGCCCCTCCGCAGTCTGGGCCCTCCCGGCCTCGGTAGGGCAGCAGGCCCACTGCCTGGCCCTGGGCCCCACTACCGCCCAGGCCTTGGAAGAACGGGGCTTTCCCCATACCATCGCCCGCCCCGACCCGGAGGCCATCCTGGCTGCCATCCTGAACCTGCGAGGTGAACCGTGCTCGACCTGA
- the hemC gene encoding hydroxymethylbilane synthase: MSETLRIATRGSRLALWQAEWVKTRLEQQGVQAELVIVETQGDREQAPFAQMQGQGFFTKAVQEAVLEGRADLAVHSYKDLPGEGVPGLEIAAVPPREDPRELLLVHPSALNPGQPVLPLKQGIRVGSSAARRKAQLHHLRPDLELLELRGNVPTRVEKLLRGDYEAILLAIAGVKRLNLDLSGLHVQLLEPEQLVPAPAQGALALECPTHRPALKALLKQLNDPAAQATVAAERGLLRRLAGGCQLALGATARMGAEGLELLAWYGGQRYSAKHPSPDQVAEAVYQQIRLDHPEVAR, from the coding sequence ATGAGTGAGACCCTGCGCATCGCCACCCGGGGCAGCCGCCTGGCCTTATGGCAGGCCGAATGGGTAAAGACCCGCCTGGAGCAGCAGGGAGTGCAGGCTGAGCTGGTGATCGTCGAGACCCAAGGCGACCGTGAGCAAGCCCCCTTTGCCCAGATGCAGGGCCAGGGGTTTTTTACCAAGGCGGTGCAAGAAGCCGTGCTCGAGGGCCGGGCCGACCTGGCCGTGCACTCCTACAAAGACCTGCCGGGCGAAGGGGTGCCGGGCCTGGAAATTGCCGCCGTGCCGCCGCGCGAAGACCCCCGCGAGCTCTTGCTGGTACACCCGTCCGCGCTCAACCCGGGCCAGCCGGTGCTACCCCTAAAGCAGGGCATCCGGGTAGGCAGTAGCGCGGCGCGGCGTAAGGCCCAGCTCCACCACCTGCGGCCCGATCTGGAGCTGCTGGAACTGCGGGGCAACGTCCCCACCCGGGTCGAAAAGCTGTTGCGGGGCGACTACGAGGCCATTCTGCTGGCAATAGCCGGGGTCAAGCGCCTGAACCTGGATCTGAGCGGGCTGCACGTCCAGCTTCTGGAACCCGAGCAGCTGGTGCCGGCCCCCGCCCAGGGCGCCCTGGCGCTAGAGTGTCCGACCCATCGCCCGGCGCTAAAGGCCCTGCTAAAGCAGCTCAACGACCCTGCCGCCCAGGCCACCGTGGCCGCCGAACGGGGTCTCTTGCGCCGGCTGGCCGGTGGCTGTCAACTGGCGTTGGGGGCTACCGCCCGAATGGGCGCGGAGGGCTTGGAGCTCTTGGCCTGGTATGGTGGCCAGCGCTACAGCGCCAAACACCCCAGCCCGGATCAGGTAGCCGAGGCGGTCTACCAACAAATCCGGCTCGATCATCCAGAGGTGGCCCGATGA
- a CDS encoding glutamyl-tRNA reductase, whose amino-acid sequence MWALALLGVSQQRGGTEALQAWSTWLQQQPGWPRELLCEVVPITTCNRAELVLALAEGASLEEVRRTLIPPSLPRGYAFAGEGALEHLCRVAASLDSLNPGEDQIMQQVRQAFEAARQAGTVGPLTSFAFQQALRIAKRVRREIPLAPAHTSLFSLARPEFEARLPRPARVAVVGAGEMGRLAARSLAASPDLELWLVNRTEAKARELALTLGARYMTLEAFLENPPDLSGLVTATRVPNLIGAQFLRRQPNLRAIVDLGLPPNVDPAAVAGHPVALIDLNWMQRLGQARRQRLQADLARAEQIVLEELDQALADWSERAMGAAIVQMRETYRQTLQETVGELLEPELVQRLAHRFAHFPVKGLRGLARKHGVEAAQAFLLEAGLTGRPGRPDWEETHE is encoded by the coding sequence ATGTGGGCCCTGGCGCTACTGGGCGTGTCCCAACAAAGAGGCGGAACGGAGGCGCTGCAGGCCTGGAGCACCTGGCTGCAACAGCAACCGGGCTGGCCCCGAGAGCTCCTCTGCGAGGTGGTTCCCATTACTACCTGTAACCGCGCCGAACTGGTGCTGGCGCTGGCAGAAGGTGCATCTCTCGAGGAGGTTCGCCGCACCCTGATACCCCCTTCCCTACCCCGCGGCTACGCTTTTGCCGGAGAAGGCGCCCTCGAGCACCTGTGCCGGGTGGCCGCCTCGCTCGACTCGCTCAACCCCGGCGAAGACCAGATCATGCAGCAAGTACGACAGGCTTTCGAGGCCGCCCGCCAAGCGGGTACGGTGGGCCCCCTCACCAGCTTTGCTTTCCAGCAGGCCTTGCGCATTGCCAAGCGGGTGCGGCGCGAGATACCGCTGGCCCCGGCCCATACCTCGCTTTTTAGCCTGGCCCGCCCGGAGTTTGAGGCCCGGCTACCCCGGCCCGCCCGGGTGGCGGTGGTGGGCGCTGGGGAGATGGGCCGGCTGGCTGCGCGAAGCCTGGCCGCTTCGCCCGACCTCGAGCTGTGGCTGGTCAACCGCACCGAGGCCAAAGCCCGGGAGCTGGCCCTGACGCTGGGGGCCCGGTATATGACCTTGGAAGCCTTCCTGGAAAACCCCCCCGATCTTTCGGGCCTGGTGACCGCAACCCGGGTGCCAAATCTGATCGGGGCCCAATTCCTCCGCCGTCAGCCCAACCTCCGGGCCATCGTGGATCTGGGCCTGCCGCCCAACGTGGATCCGGCGGCGGTGGCCGGGCACCCCGTAGCCCTGATCGACCTAAACTGGATGCAGCGCCTGGGGCAGGCCCGCCGCCAGCGCTTGCAGGCCGACCTGGCTCGAGCCGAGCAGATAGTGCTAGAGGAACTCGACCAGGCCCTGGCCGACTGGTCGGAGCGGGCCATGGGAGCGGCCATCGTGCAGATGCGGGAAACCTACCGTCAAACCCTCCAGGAGACCGTGGGGGAGCTGCTCGAGCCCGAACTGGTACAGCGGCTGGCCCACCGCTTCGCCCATTTTCCGGTCAAGGGGCTGCGCGGGCTGGCCCGCAAGCACGGGGTGGAGGCCGCCCAGGCCTTTCTGCTCGAGGCCGGCCTCACCGGGCGTCCCGGCCGCCCGGACTGGGAGGAAACACATGAGTGA
- the hemL gene encoding glutamate-1-semialdehyde 2,1-aminomutase, with protein MKDSTTPTTRSEHLFARAQQVIPGGVNSPVRAFKAVGGTPRFIARAQGAYLWDADGNRLLDYVGSWGPMILGHNHPAVVEAIRAALEEGLSYGAPTEREVVLAEKVLQAYPGCDQIRFVSSGTEATMSALRLARGYTGRDLIVKFRGNYHGHADSLLVQAGSGLLTGSGGTARSAPSSAGVPEAFAELTLVADYNDPEGLKALFAQQGEQIAAVIFEPVVGNAGVIVPTNEFLEALHRLTQEYGALLIADEVMTGFRLAPGGAVELLGLKPDLVCWGKIIGGGLPVGAYGGRAEIMQQVAPLGPVYQAGTLSGNPVAMAAGIATLDTLLTQPPYAHLERYGQALQEGLAGIFRQAGIPTTINRVGSMITVFFREGPVSTYAQAVASDTQRFKQFFHGLLQNGVYWPPSQFEAAFFSAAHTQTELERTLEVVEQVVREL; from the coding sequence ATGAAAGACTCGACTACACCGACTACACGTTCGGAACATTTGTTTGCCCGGGCCCAGCAGGTCATCCCCGGTGGGGTCAACTCCCCGGTGCGGGCCTTCAAAGCCGTAGGGGGTACCCCCCGCTTCATCGCCCGGGCCCAGGGGGCCTACCTGTGGGATGCCGACGGCAACCGGCTCTTAGACTATGTGGGCTCCTGGGGGCCCATGATTCTGGGCCACAACCACCCGGCCGTAGTTGAGGCCATTCGGGCTGCGCTGGAGGAAGGCCTGAGCTATGGGGCCCCCACCGAGCGGGAAGTGGTGCTGGCCGAGAAGGTATTGCAAGCCTACCCCGGCTGCGACCAGATTCGCTTTGTGAGCAGCGGTACCGAGGCCACCATGAGCGCCCTGCGCCTGGCCCGGGGCTACACCGGGCGCGACCTGATCGTGAAGTTCCGCGGCAACTACCACGGCCACGCCGACAGCCTCTTGGTGCAGGCCGGCTCGGGGCTGCTCACCGGCAGTGGGGGTACCGCCAGGAGTGCCCCCTCGAGCGCGGGGGTGCCAGAGGCTTTTGCCGAACTAACGCTGGTGGCCGATTACAACGACCCCGAGGGGCTAAAAGCCCTATTTGCCCAGCAGGGCGAACAAATTGCCGCAGTGATTTTTGAGCCGGTGGTGGGCAACGCGGGGGTGATTGTTCCCACCAACGAATTCCTCGAGGCCCTGCACCGCCTCACCCAGGAATACGGCGCCCTGCTCATAGCCGACGAGGTGATGACCGGTTTCCGGCTGGCCCCGGGGGGTGCGGTGGAACTGTTGGGGCTAAAGCCCGACCTGGTCTGCTGGGGCAAGATTATCGGGGGGGGCTTGCCGGTGGGGGCCTATGGGGGCCGGGCCGAGATTATGCAGCAGGTGGCGCCTTTGGGCCCGGTCTACCAGGCCGGCACCCTGAGCGGCAACCCGGTGGCCATGGCCGCCGGCATCGCCACCCTGGATACACTCTTGACCCAACCGCCCTACGCGCACCTCGAGCGCTATGGCCAGGCATTGCAAGAGGGGCTAGCGGGCATCTTCCGGCAAGCCGGCATCCCCACCACCATCAACCGGGTGGGCTCCATGATTACGGTGTTTTTTCGAGAAGGGCCAGTTTCGACCTATGCCCAAGCGGTTGCTTCAGACACCCAGCGCTTCAAACAGTTCTTCCACGGCCTACTGCAAAACGGGGTCTACTGGCCGCCCAGCCAGTTCGAAGCGGCGTTTTTCTCGGCTGCCCACACCCAAACCGAGCTCGAGCGCACCCTGGAGGTCGTAGAGCAGGTGGTGCGGGAGCTCTGA
- a CDS encoding ABC transporter substrate-binding protein, producing MWSRGVLILLWIFLGMAVAQQRTNVRFTLDFAFQGPTAPFLLAQDKGYYTAEGLNVSIDRGFGSADAISKIAAGNYDMGFADFNSLIEFNTRNPNNQLLAVFMVYNTTPAAVFAVLERRLVGWAYRSQNA from the coding sequence ATGTGGTCTCGAGGTGTCCTCATTCTTTTATGGATCTTCCTTGGAATGGCTGTGGCGCAGCAGCGCACCAATGTGCGCTTCACCCTCGACTTTGCCTTTCAGGGCCCCACCGCACCTTTCTTGCTGGCCCAGGACAAGGGCTACTACACCGCGGAGGGCCTGAATGTCAGCATTGACCGGGGTTTTGGTTCAGCGGACGCCATCAGCAAGATTGCCGCCGGCAACTACGACATGGGCTTTGCCGACTTCAACTCGCTCATCGAGTTTAATACCCGCAACCCCAACAACCAGCTCCTGGCGGTGTTCATGGTCTACAACACCACGCCGGCGGCGGTGTTTGCCGTTCTGGAACGCCGTTTGGTGGGCTGGGCTTACCGCAGTCAGAATGCCTGA
- the uraD gene encoding 2-oxo-4-hydroxy-4-carboxy-5-ureidoimidazoline decarboxylase yields MTLAEINQLSREAFVEAVGWVFEHSPWIAAQAWESRPWQSLDELHKAMVRCVETAPQEAQLALIRAHPDLGSRARMAPASVAEQQGAGLGALSPAEYERIQALNRAYTQKFGFPFILAVRGKSKHDVFAAMETRLHHSLDQELRTALEEIYKIARFRLADLLAQD; encoded by the coding sequence ATGACCTTAGCCGAAATCAACCAGCTTTCCCGTGAAGCCTTTGTAGAGGCGGTGGGCTGGGTGTTTGAGCACTCGCCCTGGATTGCCGCGCAGGCCTGGGAGAGCCGGCCGTGGCAAAGCCTGGATGAGCTGCACAAAGCCATGGTGCGCTGTGTGGAAACAGCGCCGCAAGAGGCCCAGCTTGCCCTGATCCGGGCCCACCCCGACCTGGGCAGCCGGGCCCGCATGGCTCCCGCTTCGGTAGCGGAGCAGCAGGGGGCCGGGCTCGGCGCCCTGAGCCCCGCCGAATATGAACGAATCCAGGCCCTCAACCGGGCCTATACCCAGAAGTTTGGCTTTCCATTTATTCTGGCGGTGCGCGGAAAGAGCAAGCACGACGTGTTTGCAGCGATGGAGACCCGTTTGCACCATAGCCTAGACCAAGAACTGCGAACCGCGCTCGAGGAAATCTACAAGATTGCCCGCTTTCGACTTGCCGACTTGCTGGCTCAAGACTAG